The following nucleotide sequence is from Granulicella aggregans.
GACCAGCACTTTTCCTGCTTCGCCGATGTCCACCTTGCCGCCCGTCACAGCCGCCGCAAGATACTTGGCCCCGCGCACGATCCGGCTCGACGACGCCTCCCAATAGTCGGCCTCCGTCACGTCCACGCGAAGCACTCGGATGCTGGGATCGTCCTCACCGTCTGGGAACCATGCCTTGTACATCGGATTCCAAATCTCGTGGATCTTGGCCTTGTCCCTGCTGGTAGAGGCAAACCCTTTGACGGTCACGTACTTCGAAGCGCCGCTGTCGGCATAGATCAGGGAAACGTGGCTGTCATCGGCGATCTCTTGCAGTTTGCCAGATCCCGCCTGCGTCAAGAACCACACCGTTCCGTCGAAGTGCTCGAACCTCTGCGTGGCCATCGGCCGGCTGTCGAAGCTTCCGTCGGGCGCAGCCGTTGTCAGCATCGCCATCCGGATGTCCTTGATCAGATCCCCGATCTTCTGTAGTCCTTCGTCCCCGTAAAGTTCCTTAAATTCGCTCATGGAAGATCCTCCAGCCACTACGATGCGCTTCATCGCGGGAATGTCTCTCCACCGTCCTTTCACAGAGGAGCGTAAAATTTACGTATTCAGCAGAAAGCAGCGTGTAACGACACGCGGAAGAGAAGATCAATTTTGAGCACCGCCATCAATCGGCCCCCGGTTTCAAACCTGTCCACGGAAGAGTTTCATGCAGCCGTACTCGAACTGAACCCTGCCATCGCCGTCTTCGACTGCGACGGCACCCTATGGTCCGGCGATGCCGGTTCCACCTTCATGCACTGGACGGTTGAGACGGGCCTCCTTTCACGAGAGGCGACGGACTGGCTTGACTCCCGCTATCGCGGCTACCGCCATGGCGAGGTCTCCGAGGCCGCGATCTGCGGCGAGATGGTGCAGGTCTACCAGGGTCTCGCCGAGTTAGAGATGCGCAAATCGGCAGCCCGGTTTTTCGCCGAGAAGATCGAGCGCAATATCTTCCCCGAGATGCTTGCCCTGGTCACGGAACTGCAACAACGAGGCACCGATATTTGGGCGGTAAGTTCCACAAATGACTGGGTCATCGAAGAGGGCGTGAAGCGTTTCGGCATACCCGCAAACCGTGTGCTTTCGGCTCGTGTCGCGATTGAAAACGGCCTAGTAACCGACCGCTTGAGCGACGTGCCGACAGACGAAGGAAAGGTTCGTGCGCTCCAGGCCGCCGGCGTCCCAACTCCCGATGCGGTCTTCGGCAACTCGGTCCATGATGCCGCCATGCTGGCCATCGCTCGCCGAGCTTTCCCGGTCAACCCGACGGCGGCCTTGCTGGAGCGCAGTGCGGCAGAAGGCTGGCCGGTGTATCTCCCTGCATCAATGCGTGGTGTTTAGAGGTCTCAGCCCTTAGTGTCTACTTTGGGGCCGAGACCCCATTCGGGCAGCCGATAAGTCCAATCTTTCCTTCACAGCGTCTAAACTCTAGACAGTTGTGAAAGAGCCGATACGCAAACTCGACCGCAGTGCTGATTCGGGAGCACCGAAGCCCATGCGCCTGGTCGTAGCCGGGCTGATCCTTCGTCACGCCGACTCCTCTGAGTCTGGTGCCGGAGCGACGGAAGTCCTTATCTGTCAACGCAAACCGGACCAGCCCATGAGCCTGAAGTGGGAGTTTCCCGGCGGCAAGATCGAACCTGGTGAGACCGCCGAAGAGGCGCTCGCCCGCGAGCTTGACGAGGAGTTGGGCATCAGCGCCACCATCGGCCGCCGCATCGCGCAGATTCGACACAAGTATCGCAACGGCGGAGCGATTGACCTGCAATTCTTCGTGGTCGACCAGTTTGGCGGCGCATTGGAGAACCGCATCTTCAACGATATGCGCTGGTCCCCGCTCAGCGCCCTGCCGGAGTACGACTTCCTCGCCGCAGACCTCGGCCTGATCCGCGATCTCTCCGAAGGCCGCCTTCTTTAAGTAAACTGGAGCTCTAAGGCGCATCCCGCCCGAGAAAGCGATTCCAGAACGAATGTCGATTGAAGTAGTCCGTCCCGCCCGTACCCTGCAAGGCTCTCTCACCGTTCCCGGCGACAAGTCCATCTCCCACCGCTACGCGATGCTCGCGGGTCTGGCCGAGGGCATGACGCGCCTCTCGAACTTCTCGACCGGTGCGGACCCGGCCAGTTCCCTTGCCTGCATGGAGGCGCTGGGCGCGACGGTGAAGACCGCCGGAGAAGGCCCGGCTCGCGTCATCGAGGTGACGGGAACGGCGGGCAAGTTCATCCAGCCGACGGTTGCGCTGGACTGCGGTAACTCCGGCTCGACGATGCGCATGCTGTCGGGGTTGATCGCGCCGCACCCGCATACATTTACCTTGATCGGCGACCATTCCCTCACCCTTCGCCCCATGGAGCGCATTCGCAAGCCGCTTTCGCAGATGGGCGTCAAGATGGAGCTCGTCGATGGGCACGCGCCAATCACGATCCACGGTGGACCCCTCCGGGCGATCGACTTTGACACGCCAATTCCGTCTGCCCAGGTGAAGACGGCAGTTCTCTTTGCAGGTTTGCAGGCCACCGGCACGACAAGTCTGTCCGAGTCTGTCCGCACCCGCGACCACTCCGAGCACGCGCTCCGCGCCTTCGGTGCAACGCTGAACCGGGTCGGTGACAAACTGTCGATTCCCGGCGGCCAAGGCCTCAAAGCCATCGACGCGACTGTTCCCGGCGACCTCTCATCCGCTGCCTTCTTTCTCTGTGCCGCGCTGCTCTTCCCGGACTCGAACCTCGTCCTCGACTCGCTCGGCATGAATCCTACCCGGACGGCTCTGCTGGATGTTCTGGCCACGCTCGGAGCGAAGTTCAAGGTGCTGACCGTCGAAGAGCACCACGGCGAGATGATTGGAACCATCCAGGTGAACGTCGCCCCCGGCGGCCTGAAGGGAGCGGACATTACGGGTGCACTCTCCGCCATGATCATCGACGAGCTGCCCGTTCTGGCCGCGATCGCCCCGTACACCAGGGACGGAATCCGCATCCGCGACGCCAAGGAGCTGCGGGTCAAGGAGTCCGACCGCATCGCGCTCGTTGCGAAGAATCTTGCCGCCATGGGAGCCAAGTTCACGGAGTTCGAAGACGGCCTCGACATCCCGGGCGGCCAGACGCTGCACGGCGCGCAGATCGACTCCGGCACCGACCACCGCATCGCGATGGCGTTTTCGATCGCCGCGCTAAGGGCCGAAGGCGAGACCGAGATCCACGGAGCCGAAGCTGCCGCGATATCCTTCCCGGAGTTCTTCACCAACCTGCGCGAGCTCTGTACGGCCTAGTTATTCGGGCGAGAGCGTCGGCAGGTGATCGATGTGCGATAGCGAGCGCTCGACGCGCTCTGCGCGCTGAGCCCAGCTTGCGGGATACTTCGCGATCAGCTCGCCGAGCGCCCGGATGACGTCCTTCGCTTCAATCTCATCGAGTTGATAGCCCTTGGGAGCCTTATCGCGGTCCTCGCCTCGCAGTATACGGACATGCGGGAGCCCCAAAGGCATCCACTCAATCGCCTTCTGCCACGAAGGCGCGAGCACCACCATGGGTACGCCTACCGCGCGGGCAACATGCATCGTGCCGGTGTCGAGCGAGACGACGTAGTCGCTCATCGCAAGCAGCGCCGCAAGCTGCGTCACGGAGGTCCGTCCCGCCAGGGAGACGCCGATCTCATCGGCAGCCAGCCGTATCTCTTCGATCGGCTTAGCGTCGGCTGCCGTCCCAACATAGACAACCGCGCAACCTAGCTCGTGGCGTGCGTGATGGACTATCTGGACAAAACGATCGCGATGCCATCCCGTTCTCTGGCCACCGCTGGTCTGGTTCACCATCACCAGCAGAGGACGGCCCTGGGGATTGGCCTCGCGGACAAGCTTCTCCGCATAGGCAACGTCTGGAGAGGAGAATGGGACGCGCGGCTCGCGGGTCGGGCCGTCGAGTTTCAGTAATCCCGTCAGACGGAGGTTGTTCTCAATTAAGCTCACCTCGCGGTCGACAGTCAGGGGCTGGTGATACAGCGCGGGCGTCTGGGTGAAGCCAGCCCGCCAACCGCCAGTCGCCAGCAACGCCATCAGACCAATCCGTGTCCGCTGGTCGGAAGCTCCGGTCAGGATGCAATCGGGCTGAATGCGCAGCTTCGTCAATTCCGACGAAAGCGCTTTGGCTGCTGGCCGGAGTTCGTGCAACGGATCAGGCGTCTCGATCAAGTGGTCGATGGCGGCATTGTGTCGCAGCACATCGAGACCAACCCCGCGTGTGGCGACGGCGATGACCGCGTGCGGCTTCTCTGCTCGAATAGCGTCGAAGAGCGGCGTGAGATGAACGCAACATCCCAGCGGAAGCATGTACTCGAGGATCAGTATGGATTGCGCTTCTTCGACGGGGGTGCGAAAGTTTCCCGACCTGACGATGCGCTCCACCGCCATCACCGGCGCCAGCGCCGCGCCTGCTATCACTTGCTTGAGAGACATCGCCCGCTACACCCCGTACAGTAGTTCCGGCTACATCTTGTAGCGGCCCATCTCGTCGTCGTTCAGATTTTCAAGCCACTTCCGCAGCTCGTCCGGATTGATGTTCTGCGTGCCGTTCGCCGCCACGCGAGAGCTGGCGAGGACGTCGCGATTGACGTAGATGGGGCAGTCCCAGCGTAGCGCAAGTGCGATGGCATCGGAAGGCCGCGCATCGATGGCCACGATCTCACCCTGCTGCTCCATCCAGATGACCGCGTAGAAGGTGTCGTCGCGCAGCTCCGAGACGACGACCTTCGTTACCCTGGCATTCAGGCCACGAGTCATGTCGCGCAACAGATCGTGGGTCATCGGCCTCGGTGTCGCCGTTTTCTCCAATTCGATCGCGATGGCGTTCGCCTCGAAGATGCCGACCCAGATCGGAAGCACCATCTCGCTTTCGACATCCTTGAGGATGACGATGGGCATGTTGGTGATGGGGTCCATCATCAGGCCACGAATCTGCACTTCGATCTCCATCGGCACCTCAAGCGCCGACTTCGTCGCAACAGATTTGGCCTCGTGCTTCATCAGGCGGCCTCGCCGACGAGGCTGTTGGGGAAGGTCTGCGTGATGCGGACGTTCACATAGCTTCCGGGTGCGGGAAGGATCGGCTGTGTCGTGGTGAAGTTGACGGTCTTGTTCTGCGAGCTGCGTCCGATGACCTGTCCGCGTTGACGATTGTGGCCTTCGACCATGACCTCCATCGTCTGGCCGAGGTGACGGTTGTAGCTGATGCGCTGCAGGTCGCGCTGAATGTCGTTGAGCCGCTTCAGGCGGTCGACCTTGAGCTCTTCGGAGATGGAGTCCGCCATGGTAATCGCCGGCGTGTTGGGCCGGGGCGAATACTTGAAGGCATAGATCGCGTCGTATCCGACCTCGCCGAGCAGTGTCGCCGTCTGTTCAAAGTCCTCCTCGGTCTCGCCGGGGAAGCCGACGATGATGTCGGAGGTAATGCTGATCTCGCGCTTCGCCGCCTTGATCCAGGCGATGCGTTCGAGGTACCAGTCGCGGGTGTACTCGCGGGCCATGGCCTTCAGTACGTCGGTCGAGCCGCTCTGCACGGGAAGGTGGACGTGGTCGCAGAGCGTAGGTACGGCGTCGAGCACCTCGACGATGTCCTTCGTGAAGTGGCGCGGGTGCGAGGTGGTGAAGCGCACGCGGCGGATGCCCGGAACGGTTCCAACGGCCTCAAGGAGTTCGGCGAAGGACTTCTTGCCGGAGGGGTCAGCGTAGGAGTTCACGTTCTGGCCGAGGAGCTGAATCTCGGTGTAACCGGAGTCCGCGATACGACGGGCCTCGGCGAGGACGGAGTCCGCTGTGCGCGACCGCTCCTTGCCGCGGGTGTAAGGGACGACGCAGTAGGCACAGAACTTATCGCAGCCTTCGATGATGGTGATATAGCCGCGGTGCGGGTTGGTGCGCGAGGTGAACTCGGTCTCGAAGGTCTCGTTGGTCTGGCGGTCATCGAGGCCGGTGATGCGCGTTTCGCCAGCTTCGAGACGGGCGAGCATGTCGGGAAGGTTGCGATACGAGGCCGAACCGGAGACGATCGAGACGTAAGGGGCCTTCTCGAAGATCTTCTCGCCCTCCTGCTGGGCGACGCAGCCGATGACGGCAAACTTCTTGCCTTCGCCCTGCATGCGCTTGTATTCGTTCAGGCGATGGAAGACCTTTTGTTCGGCTTTGTCGCGGATGGAACAGGTGTTGTAGAGGATCAGGCCGGCGTCGGCTTCGTCCTGAACCTGGGCGTAGCCCTCGTGCTCCAGGGTGCCGATGACTTTTTCGGAGTCATGGGCGTTCATCTGGCAGCCGAAGGTTTCGATGTAGAAGGTTTTACTCACCCAGTTAGTATATCGCCGCGTAATCTGCATCGTTTTCAGCTAGTACAAAGCGGTTCTTGCCTTTTCTCTTGGCTTCGTAGAGTGCAGCGTCAGCTTTCGCCATTAACTCGGTCTCGCTAACCCCATCTACCGGAAAGACCGCGATGCCTGCGCTCAAGCTCGGAATCATGCTGCCCCCTTCGAGGCAAAGCGGCCGCCTTACGGAATCGAAGAGGCGGCGAACCGTAAGCATCACGTCTTCACTCTTCTTTGCCTCATTGACTAATAGAACGAACTCGTCGCCTCCGAGACGGGTCACCGTGTCTCCATCGCGAATCCCACTTTTCATCCTCGCCGCCATCTCTTGCAGAAATTTGTCGCCGCCTTGGTGTCCATACGTGTCGTTGATCGCTTTGAAGCCATCAAAATCGATCGCTACAACTCCGAAGCTTCCGCCCTTGCGATGAACTTCGGCTAGGGCATGCCGGATGCTCTCCGAAAGCAGCACCCGGTTCGGCAATCCGGTCAGAAAGTCGTGAGTTGCCAACACCTCTGCCTGGCGTTTCGCCTCTTTCAACTCAAGTTCAAGACTCTTCATCCGGCTGACATCTGTAACTTGCACACTGAACCCGAGAACAACTCCATCCCGGATGTCTGGAATGTACGAGGCAAGGCTATTTCGAATGCTCCCGTCTGGGAGCATGATCGCACGCTCGAAAACCTGAATCTCGCCCGCAAGGGCCGCAAGAGCATGATTGTGGTTCATGTCGAACAGAGGTTCCCCCAGGACCTCTTCCATCGTCAGCCCGACGAGTTCGTCGCGCGTTCTTCCGAACCATACGCCGTAAGCCGCATTCGCGAACCGGCATCGCAGGTCCCGATCCCAATAGCCCAGCAAGGCGTCGACATTGTCGACGACCTTCATCGCGATCTCAACTTCATCGCGCCGCATCGATTTCTTCGGCTTCCGCCTCACAGTGGCCACAAACCCTCGAGAAGAGTCATCTCCTAAATCAAAGATGGACTTTGAGCCTAGATCCAGATCTACGCAGCAAGGGTCTCGGATTACAGCGATATTAGATACAGTCCGGAAAATCCGCAATACCTCAAAAAGGCCGGCAGTTTAGCCTGCCGAGCGATCTTTTCGGAATCATGGGCTTTCATCTGAGTGCCGAGGGTTCGGCGTAGAAGGCCTTGTGACTTTATTCGACCCCTGAATCTCCAGGCTTTGGGTAGGATTCGGCTTAGAACCGGTGAATGTAAAGCATCTGCAGAGCCGGGCCGCTCGCCGTATTGTGCGCCTCCACCTTCAGGTAGAGGTTCACGTTCAGTGTGTCCGTCCGGCTGAAGTCGAAGCCGCCGCCCGGCCCAAGATAGAACTGCGACTCGCGCGCCTTGCTCACGGTCACGCCGTTGGTCCGGTCTGGGCTGAGTTGGTAGACACCGTAGCTGTTCGCGCCCATGTAGAGCTTTCGCGTCACTCTGTAGGAGGTGGTGAAGTTGCCATACACCAGTTGTCCTGCCTGCCCGTTGACATAGACGAGATGAGGAATCAGCGGAGGGTTGGCAAGCTTGGTCGTTGGCAGGTTGTACTGGTAGTGCAGCCGAGTGCTCATCTCCAGCTTGCGCCACGGCATGTAGGTCGCCGCAAGATACGGCACCACGGCCCAGTATCCCGACCCGGGGTTGACGCTCTTCTTGGCGTCGAACTTGCCGTTCGGAATCTGAACCAGGAACTGCGTCCGCCAGGCGAGAAACGGCCCGGAGTGCGTCTCTACCGAGCCGGGCTTCAGGGGCCGCGAGGCTGCGCCGTGCAGGAAGTACTTCGACTGATAGGTTGGACCGGCAATAATGTCGCCAAAGCCGGGCTCATCCGCTGGGAGCCGCTTCGGGCTATTCGCCGCGAACCCGGTTCGCAGGCCCACCAGCGGGACAAGAACCGAGAAGCCGGCAGTGCCGCCGAATGGCCGCCACTTCGAGGCGACGATGAACTGGGTCAACGAGGGAAAGCTGTCGATCCTTGGCTGGACGAAGTTCACACTCTCCACGCCATCGCGGTCACTGATCTCGTCGCTATGTTGCCAGCGGAAGTATTCGAGCACAGTGAGCCCGGGCCTCACGCGACCGAAGCCATCGTAGAAGCTCGTGCTTCCAAGGTTGATGGACGGCGGTGGCTTGACGATGTCAGGAAGAGCGGCCTGGGCATGGGACGCAATGGATCCGGCTGCAAGAAAAGTCCCAAAGACTACAAGCAGAAGGCGAAGCCGACGCTGAAAAAACTTCATAGAGCTCCTAAGCCGTGGCTCTCTCACGGACGAAACAGACCACCCGGTTTCGTCCGGATCGCTTCGCTTCGTAGAGTGCGTCATCGGCGCTCGCGATCAGGTCTTCGGCGGTGAATTGCAGCCCGGCCGCCCCGCGTAACGCAGCTACCCCGATGCTGATGGTCACCACCGCCCCGTGCGCCCCAGGAAACGCCGCCGACTCGATGGAATCGCGAAGTCGCTCCCCGGCAGCCATCGCCTCCTGCTCATCGGCGTCCGGCAGGATGGCGACAAACTCCTCGCCGCCATAACGCGCTACGGTGTCTACGCCAGCGCGAACACCTTGCTGAAGCAGTTGCGCCACCCGCTCCAGACAGAAGTCTCCGTGCTGGTGTCCGGTCGTGTCATTCAATTCCTTGAAGTGGTCGATATCGATCATGAGCACGCTGATCCAGCGCTGGTTTTCGACGGCGACCTTACTCAGCCGCACCAGCGCCGAATCCAGATACCGCCGGTTGAATATCCCGGTAAGGCCGTCCAGGCTCGAAAGCCGTTCCAGATGCGCGTTCATTCGCAGAATGTCTTCTGTCCGAAGCCGGTTGGTCTCGCCCAGCAGGAACTCGCGTCTACCAGCACGTTCCCGGTTGTACCGCTCGTAGAGCGCGGGCAGACTGAAGACGACGACGAAGACTATCTCGTCCACCGCGATCGGCGGACCGAAGTGTCCTGCCCACCGCACACGGCACAGAGCAAGAAATACGGTGAGCGCAACCACGAGACCTCGGA
It contains:
- a CDS encoding pyridoxamine 5'-phosphate oxidase family protein, producing the protein MSEFKELYGDEGLQKIGDLIKDIRMAMLTTAAPDGSFDSRPMATQRFEHFDGTVWFLTQAGSGKLQEIADDSHVSLIYADSGASKYVTVKGFASTSRDKAKIHEIWNPMYKAWFPDGEDDPSIRVLRVDVTEADYWEASSSRIVRGAKYLAAAVTGGKVDIGEAGKVLV
- a CDS encoding HAD family hydrolase — protein: MSTAINRPPVSNLSTEEFHAAVLELNPAIAVFDCDGTLWSGDAGSTFMHWTVETGLLSREATDWLDSRYRGYRHGEVSEAAICGEMVQVYQGLAELEMRKSAARFFAEKIERNIFPEMLALVTELQQRGTDIWAVSSTNDWVIEEGVKRFGIPANRVLSARVAIENGLVTDRLSDVPTDEGKVRALQAAGVPTPDAVFGNSVHDAAMLAIARRAFPVNPTAALLERSAAEGWPVYLPASMRGV
- a CDS encoding (deoxy)nucleoside triphosphate pyrophosphohydrolase → MRLVVAGLILRHADSSESGAGATEVLICQRKPDQPMSLKWEFPGGKIEPGETAEEALARELDEELGISATIGRRIAQIRHKYRNGGAIDLQFFVVDQFGGALENRIFNDMRWSPLSALPEYDFLAADLGLIRDLSEGRLL
- the aroA gene encoding 3-phosphoshikimate 1-carboxyvinyltransferase, coding for MSIEVVRPARTLQGSLTVPGDKSISHRYAMLAGLAEGMTRLSNFSTGADPASSLACMEALGATVKTAGEGPARVIEVTGTAGKFIQPTVALDCGNSGSTMRMLSGLIAPHPHTFTLIGDHSLTLRPMERIRKPLSQMGVKMELVDGHAPITIHGGPLRAIDFDTPIPSAQVKTAVLFAGLQATGTTSLSESVRTRDHSEHALRAFGATLNRVGDKLSIPGGQGLKAIDATVPGDLSSAAFFLCAALLFPDSNLVLDSLGMNPTRTALLDVLATLGAKFKVLTVEEHHGEMIGTIQVNVAPGGLKGADITGALSAMIIDELPVLAAIAPYTRDGIRIRDAKELRVKESDRIALVAKNLAAMGAKFTEFEDGLDIPGGQTLHGAQIDSGTDHRIAMAFSIAALRAEGETEIHGAEAAAISFPEFFTNLRELCTA
- a CDS encoding glycosyltransferase family 9 protein, whose amino-acid sequence is MSLKQVIAGAALAPVMAVERIVRSGNFRTPVEEAQSILILEYMLPLGCCVHLTPLFDAIRAEKPHAVIAVATRGVGLDVLRHNAAIDHLIETPDPLHELRPAAKALSSELTKLRIQPDCILTGASDQRTRIGLMALLATGGWRAGFTQTPALYHQPLTVDREVSLIENNLRLTGLLKLDGPTREPRVPFSSPDVAYAEKLVREANPQGRPLLVMVNQTSGGQRTGWHRDRFVQIVHHARHELGCAVVYVGTAADAKPIEEIRLAADEIGVSLAGRTSVTQLAALLAMSDYVVSLDTGTMHVARAVGVPMVVLAPSWQKAIEWMPLGLPHVRILRGEDRDKAPKGYQLDEIEAKDVIRALGELIAKYPASWAQRAERVERSLSHIDHLPTLSPE
- a CDS encoding bifunctional nuclease family protein encodes the protein MKHEAKSVATKSALEVPMEIEVQIRGLMMDPITNMPIVILKDVESEMVLPIWVGIFEANAIAIELEKTATPRPMTHDLLRDMTRGLNARVTKVVVSELRDDTFYAVIWMEQQGEIVAIDARPSDAIALALRWDCPIYVNRDVLASSRVAANGTQNINPDELRKWLENLNDDEMGRYKM
- the miaB gene encoding tRNA (N6-isopentenyl adenosine(37)-C2)-methylthiotransferase MiaB, with amino-acid sequence MSKTFYIETFGCQMNAHDSEKVIGTLEHEGYAQVQDEADAGLILYNTCSIRDKAEQKVFHRLNEYKRMQGEGKKFAVIGCVAQQEGEKIFEKAPYVSIVSGSASYRNLPDMLARLEAGETRITGLDDRQTNETFETEFTSRTNPHRGYITIIEGCDKFCAYCVVPYTRGKERSRTADSVLAEARRIADSGYTEIQLLGQNVNSYADPSGKKSFAELLEAVGTVPGIRRVRFTTSHPRHFTKDIVEVLDAVPTLCDHVHLPVQSGSTDVLKAMAREYTRDWYLERIAWIKAAKREISITSDIIVGFPGETEEDFEQTATLLGEVGYDAIYAFKYSPRPNTPAITMADSISEELKVDRLKRLNDIQRDLQRISYNRHLGQTMEVMVEGHNRQRGQVIGRSSQNKTVNFTTTQPILPAPGSYVNVRITQTFPNSLVGEAA
- a CDS encoding GGDEF domain-containing protein, translated to MRRDEVEIAMKVVDNVDALLGYWDRDLRCRFANAAYGVWFGRTRDELVGLTMEEVLGEPLFDMNHNHALAALAGEIQVFERAIMLPDGSIRNSLASYIPDIRDGVVLGFSVQVTDVSRMKSLELELKEAKRQAEVLATHDFLTGLPNRVLLSESIRHALAEVHRKGGSFGVVAIDFDGFKAINDTYGHQGGDKFLQEMAARMKSGIRDGDTVTRLGGDEFVLLVNEAKKSEDVMLTVRRLFDSVRRPLCLEGGSMIPSLSAGIAVFPVDGVSETELMAKADAALYEAKRKGKNRFVLAENDADYAAIY
- a CDS encoding SphA family protein, which produces MKFFQRRLRLLLVVFGTFLAAGSIASHAQAALPDIVKPPPSINLGSTSFYDGFGRVRPGLTVLEYFRWQHSDEISDRDGVESVNFVQPRIDSFPSLTQFIVASKWRPFGGTAGFSVLVPLVGLRTGFAANSPKRLPADEPGFGDIIAGPTYQSKYFLHGAASRPLKPGSVETHSGPFLAWRTQFLVQIPNGKFDAKKSVNPGSGYWAVVPYLAATYMPWRKLEMSTRLHYQYNLPTTKLANPPLIPHLVYVNGQAGQLVYGNFTTSYRVTRKLYMGANSYGVYQLSPDRTNGVTVSKARESQFYLGPGGGFDFSRTDTLNVNLYLKVEAHNTASGPALQMLYIHRF
- a CDS encoding GGDEF domain-containing protein, which encodes MLSEVEEALSHRRYRLEFIPRLEAAYQAARGPARNKAIAKYLVVYMAAKLLFLYANLRVGSQVFRISMELRLGIVLPLTLLAVYLLLRPMPAWIHGVAAFAPLIAETALVILLGRLSGSALTDKYVIAAGVGIFAQTLLMQAPFRYCVRGLVVALTVFLALCRVRWAGHFGPPIAVDEIVFVVVFSLPALYERYNRERAGRREFLLGETNRLRTEDILRMNAHLERLSSLDGLTGIFNRRYLDSALVRLSKVAVENQRWISVLMIDIDHFKELNDTTGHQHGDFCLERVAQLLQQGVRAGVDTVARYGGEEFVAILPDADEQEAMAAGERLRDSIESAAFPGAHGAVVTISIGVAALRGAAGLQFTAEDLIASADDALYEAKRSGRNRVVCFVRERATA